A single region of the Amphiura filiformis chromosome 7, Afil_fr2py, whole genome shotgun sequence genome encodes:
- the LOC140157466 gene encoding uncharacterized protein, with protein sequence MKFQTDWDDHLPSIQFAYRTSSTDNSVGFSPFFLLYGREAVLPMDVALLEPERLTDRTVREHIKQLVTQLETTREISKHHLQQNQQTMKKRYDQHATDVQYQVGDSVFIYFPVTQPGLSKKLCKHWCGPYLIIKQSSPVNFMVRNLENNKLLKAPIHANRMKFAYNRYVRPANNELPVVPQAQAPVAVLDDTDLPKDSFEPLLAKQTVKDSVSLPVPGLPAHKKQTDKLYAVEKVIRGKFVNGKLHYLIKWQNFSSKWEPEDHLTDATLDFLKTNPVRIAGKVK encoded by the exons ATGAAG TTTCAAACAGATTGGGATGACCACCTGCCATCAATCCAGTTTGCGTACAGAACCAGTTCTACTGACAACAGCGTAGGATTCAGCCCCTTTTTCTTACTCTATGGAAGAGAAGCAGTCTTACCAATGGATGTTGCCTTACTGGAGCCAGAACGTTTAACAGATAGAACCGTGAGAGAACACATCAAGCAACTGGTAACTCAGCTGGAAACGACTAGGGAAATCTCCAAGCATCATCTACAGCAAAATCAACAGACCATGAAAAAGCGGTATGATCAACACGCCACTGATGTCCAATATCAGGTAGGAGACAGTGTGTTCATATATTTCCCAGTAACACAACCAGGCTTGTCCAAGAAACTGTGCAAACATTGGTGCGGCCCATACTTGATTATAAAACAATCAAGTCCGGTGAATTTCATGGTTAGAAATCTTGAGAACAATAAACTTTTGAAGGCGCCTATACATGCAAATAGAATGAAATTTGCATATAACAGGTATGTTCGCCCTGCAAATAATGAACTTCCTGTAGTCCCTCAAGCTCAAGCACCTGTAGCAGTATTGGATGACACAGATCTTCCAAAAGACTCATTTGAGCCCTTACTGGCTAAACAAACTGTCAAAGATTCAGTTAGTTTACCTGTGCCAGGATTACCTGCACATAAGAAACAAACTGACAAACTGTATGCAGTAGAAAAAGTCATCAGAGGAAAATTCGTCAACGGTAAACTGCATTACCTGATAAAGTGGCAGAACTTTTCAAGCAAGTGGGAACCTGAAGACCATCTTACTGATGCCACTCTGGACTTTTTGAAGACAAATCCTGTCAGGATAGCaggaaaagtgaaataa